The following coding sequences are from one Caldibacillus debilis DSM 16016 window:
- a CDS encoding YjcZ family sporulation protein, producing the protein MSAGYGGGFALLVVLFILLIIVGCACWW; encoded by the coding sequence ATGTCGGCAGGATACGGAGGAGGATTTGCGCTTCTCGTCGTTTTGTTCATTTTGTTAATTATTGTGGGATGTGCATGCTGGTGGTAA
- a CDS encoding sporulation YhaL family protein — MSWWVYIVVLGIMFSGFMTVWISRKEREEELRQIEKEGEVYIRRMEKEKEKKNRKAMSRGV; from the coding sequence ATGTCTTGGTGGGTGTATATCGTCGTTCTGGGGATCATGTTCAGCGGCTTTATGACGGTTTGGATCAGCCGGAAGGAACGGGAAGAGGAATTGCGGCAGATCGAGAAGGAAGGGGAAGTATATATCCGGCGGATGGAAAAAGAAAAGGAAAAGAAAAACCGAAAGGCCATGTCCCGCGGCGTGTAA
- a CDS encoding ABC transporter ATP-binding protein, with protein MMALLEVDSLTGGYTNKNVIENVSFTVNVGEIAALIGLNGAGKSTTIKHIIGLMEPKSGTVKIGGQQISEDRDAYRKRFAYIPETPVFYGELTLEEHLELTAMAYGIEESEYKKRAEQLLKEFRMEKRKKWFPAHFSKGMKQKVMILSAFLTEPELYIIDEPFVGLDPLAIRSLLELMDRRRKEGAGILLSTHILATAEKYCDRFIILHNGRVKAQGTLEELREQFSLKDATLDELYIQIVEDDRDGK; from the coding sequence ATGATGGCATTGTTGGAAGTGGATTCGCTGACCGGCGGTTATACGAATAAAAACGTCATTGAAAATGTCAGTTTTACGGTTAACGTCGGGGAAATCGCCGCCCTGATCGGTTTGAACGGCGCCGGGAAAAGCACGACGATTAAACATATCATCGGTTTAATGGAACCGAAGTCGGGGACGGTAAAAATCGGCGGGCAGCAAATTTCCGAGGACCGTGATGCCTACCGGAAAAGGTTCGCCTACATCCCCGAAACCCCGGTCTTCTACGGGGAATTGACATTGGAAGAGCATTTGGAACTGACGGCGATGGCCTACGGGATCGAAGAATCGGAGTACAAAAAGCGGGCGGAACAGCTCCTGAAGGAATTTCGCATGGAAAAAAGGAAAAAATGGTTTCCCGCCCATTTTTCCAAAGGAATGAAACAGAAAGTGATGATCCTGTCCGCCTTTTTGACGGAACCGGAGCTGTACATCATCGATGAGCCCTTTGTCGGGCTCGATCCGCTGGCCATCCGGTCCTTGCTGGAATTGATGGACCGGCGGCGGAAGGAAGGGGCGGGCATCCTTTTGTCCACCCACATCTTGGCGACCGCGGAAAAATATTGCGACCGTTTTATCATTTTGCACAACGGGCGGGTAAAGGCGCAGGGGACGCTGGAAGAGCTGCGGGAACAGTTTTCCCTGAAAGACGCGACCTTGGACGAACTGTACATTCAAATCGTAGAGGATGACCGGGATGGAAAGTAA
- a CDS encoding ABC transporter permease codes for MNNFWVVFTHTFVTKIKSKQFLWVTAITVGITLLLVYLPSLIDKFNGDGEKKIALIDQTGQLEEAFKQSAANLDKNLKFTETAAEEQELKEKVLEGELDGYLLLSFDEAGLPRGVFKAETLTDQSLGGNLQMALQQVRSQRAAQLLNLNAEQLAMLNAPADFRQAAIGENAKTEEELNQARGLVYSMLIIIYFAVIMYASMIATEVATEKSSRVMEILISSVSPVTHMFAKIFAVASVGVVQMIIILAAGYGAVKRNMDTFTGEFFQFFGFGGFSLQTIIYGIVFFLLGFLLYATIAAFLGSLVSRIEDVNQMVSPLIFTVVIAFMLAMAGLSNPEAPYVTVTSYIPFFTPMLMFLRVGMLDVPLWETALSIGLLVGCIALFAYFGAKIYKGGVLFYGSAGLVKQIKRALQMTKENG; via the coding sequence ATGAATAACTTTTGGGTGGTGTTTACCCATACCTTCGTGACGAAAATCAAATCGAAACAATTCCTTTGGGTGACGGCGATCACCGTCGGCATCACCCTTTTGCTCGTCTATCTGCCTTCCCTTATCGACAAATTCAACGGGGACGGGGAAAAGAAAATCGCCCTGATCGATCAGACGGGGCAATTGGAAGAAGCCTTCAAACAGTCGGCGGCGAATCTGGATAAAAATTTGAAGTTTACGGAAACCGCCGCGGAGGAACAGGAACTGAAGGAAAAGGTTTTGGAAGGGGAACTGGACGGCTATCTCCTTTTGTCCTTCGATGAAGCCGGATTGCCGAGAGGGGTTTTTAAAGCGGAAACGTTGACGGACCAATCCCTGGGCGGCAATCTGCAGATGGCGCTCCAGCAAGTCCGTTCGCAAAGGGCGGCCCAGCTCCTCAACTTGAACGCGGAACAGCTGGCCATGCTGAATGCCCCGGCCGACTTCCGGCAAGCGGCGATCGGGGAAAACGCCAAGACGGAGGAAGAATTGAACCAGGCGCGCGGCCTCGTATATAGCATGTTAATAATCATTTATTTCGCGGTGATCATGTACGCCTCCATGATCGCCACCGAAGTGGCGACGGAGAAATCGTCCCGGGTGATGGAAATCTTGATTTCCAGCGTTTCCCCGGTCACCCATATGTTCGCAAAAATTTTCGCCGTGGCGTCGGTCGGCGTCGTTCAGATGATCATCATTTTGGCGGCGGGATACGGGGCGGTGAAACGGAACATGGACACGTTTACCGGGGAATTTTTCCAATTTTTCGGCTTCGGCGGTTTTTCTTTGCAGACGATCATTTACGGGATCGTATTTTTCCTGCTCGGGTTCCTTCTCTATGCGACCATCGCCGCCTTCCTCGGCTCGCTGGTCAGCCGGATTGAAGACGTGAACCAGATGGTCAGCCCGTTGATTTTTACCGTCGTGATCGCCTTTATGCTGGCGATGGCCGGATTGTCCAACCCGGAGGCGCCCTATGTCACCGTCACTTCCTACATCCCTTTCTTTACGCCGATGCTCATGTTTTTGCGGGTCGGGATGCTGGATGTTCCCCTGTGGGAAACGGCTCTTTCGATCGGCCTGTTGGTCGGCTGCATCGCCCTATTTGCCTACTTCGGCGCCAAAATTTATAAAGGCGGCGTCCTGTTCTATGGAAGCGCGGGGCTCGTCAAGCAGATCAAAAGGGCGCTGCAAATGACGAAGGAAAACGGGTGA
- a CDS encoding peptidylprolyl isomerase, translating to MKKKMIFCLVLLFGIIALAACGNKENIVESEAGNITKDEFYKVLKDRYGKATLQELVYKKVLEDKYDVSDKEVEAELKKIKDELGDSFEYAMMQSGYQDEDDLKDAIKFNLLQQKAAFDGVKVTDEELRQQYNMETKTVTARHILVKDEKTAKEVLEKLKGGEKFEDLAKKYSTDTATKDKGGDLGELNPDELERAFAVAAFQLNENQISEPVKTTYGYHIIQATKVETKKDVKSFDEMKDELTEKVKNAKVDSAKMQEKLDQLIKDAGVKINDKDLKDLFTSES from the coding sequence ATGAAGAAAAAAATGATTTTTTGCCTCGTTCTTCTTTTCGGGATCATCGCCTTGGCCGCCTGCGGCAACAAGGAGAACATCGTCGAGTCGGAGGCCGGGAACATCACGAAGGACGAATTTTACAAAGTCCTGAAGGACCGCTACGGGAAAGCCACCCTCCAGGAACTGGTGTACAAAAAGGTTTTGGAAGACAAATACGATGTGTCCGATAAAGAAGTGGAAGCCGAATTGAAAAAAATTAAAGACGAGCTCGGCGACAGCTTCGAATACGCCATGATGCAGTCCGGCTATCAGGACGAAGACGATTTGAAAGATGCCATCAAATTCAACCTGCTCCAGCAAAAAGCGGCCTTTGACGGCGTGAAGGTCACCGATGAAGAACTGCGCCAACAATACAACATGGAAACGAAAACCGTGACGGCCCGCCACATCCTGGTCAAAGATGAAAAAACGGCCAAAGAAGTGCTGGAAAAATTAAAAGGCGGGGAAAAATTCGAGGATTTGGCGAAAAAATATTCCACCGACACGGCAACGAAAGACAAGGGCGGGGATCTCGGGGAGCTGAATCCCGACGAGTTGGAACGGGCCTTTGCGGTCGCCGCTTTCCAACTGAATGAAAACCAGATCAGCGAACCGGTAAAAACCACCTACGGCTACCACATTATCCAAGCCACCAAAGTGGAAACGAAAAAAGACGTGAAATCCTTTGACGAAATGAAGGACGAACTGACGGAAAAGGTGAAGAATGCCAAGGTCGATTCCGCCAAAATGCAGGAAAAATTGGATCAATTGATCAAAGATGCCGGCGTGAAGATCAACGACAAGGATCTGAAGGATCTGTTCACATCGGAAAGCTGA
- the yhaM gene encoding 3'-5' exoribonuclease YhaM, whose protein sequence is MKKGIVYYEAGEQIEQYLYIKSVTKGLASNGKPFLTLLLQDKSGEMEAKLWDIGEEEERLYTPQTVVKVAGDIHNYRGKLQIRIRKIRPLSDGEKVPMEELMERAPLSVEEMVEKITQYIFDIKNPNIQRITRYLYKKFEKPFLDYPAATKNHHEYSSGLAYHVVTMLDAAKALSAVYPVLNCDLLYGGIILHDLGKVIELSGPLNPKYTNEGILLGHITIMANEIEKAAEELQIEGEEVLLLKHMVLSHHGKAEWGSPKPPMILEAEVLHLIDNLDAKINMLVRALERTKPGEFTERIFALDNRSFYKPKMYSF, encoded by the coding sequence ATGAAAAAAGGCATCGTTTATTATGAAGCGGGTGAACAGATCGAACAGTACCTGTACATCAAGAGCGTGACGAAAGGGCTGGCCAGCAACGGGAAGCCTTTTCTCACCCTCCTCTTGCAGGACAAGAGCGGGGAAATGGAGGCGAAATTGTGGGATATCGGCGAAGAGGAGGAAAGGCTCTATACCCCCCAGACGGTCGTGAAGGTGGCCGGCGACATCCACAACTACCGGGGAAAGCTGCAAATCCGCATCCGGAAGATCCGCCCCCTTTCCGACGGGGAAAAGGTGCCGATGGAAGAGCTGATGGAACGGGCGCCCCTTTCCGTCGAGGAAATGGTGGAGAAGATCACCCAGTATATTTTCGATATTAAAAACCCGAATATCCAAAGGATTACCCGTTATTTGTATAAAAAATTCGAAAAACCTTTTCTGGACTATCCGGCCGCAACGAAAAACCATCACGAATACTCGTCCGGCCTCGCGTACCATGTGGTGACGATGCTGGATGCGGCAAAGGCCCTTTCCGCCGTCTACCCGGTGCTGAACTGCGATTTGCTCTACGGCGGCATCATTCTCCATGATTTGGGGAAAGTGATCGAATTATCCGGCCCGTTGAATCCGAAATACACGAACGAAGGAATTTTGCTCGGCCATATTACGATCATGGCGAACGAGATCGAGAAGGCGGCGGAAGAATTGCAGATCGAAGGGGAGGAAGTGCTCCTTCTGAAGCATATGGTGCTGAGCCATCACGGAAAGGCGGAATGGGGCAGCCCGAAGCCGCCGATGATCCTCGAAGCGGAAGTGCTCCATCTGATCGACAACCTGGACGCGAAGATCAACATGTTGGTGCGGGCATTGGAACGGACGAAACCGGGGGAATTTACCGAGCGGATCTTCGCCTTGGACAACCGGTCCTTCTATAAGCCGAAAATGTATTCGTTCTGA
- a CDS encoding DUF1878 family protein, translating to MPKLESAEVDAYYEEIWKQPFACRFMAKGDGSPGMPKEAGKGNGQMLENQRSMPMDLQKKLETLEYHQELLLQIVENPREEFSKIIVRRKLSRGEVEALFRLCEEMSIKMEEQKAEGLVYFAPLFQEFSFRLNRKLDARETVEALRKQELFSPLMDEFRKYF from the coding sequence ATGCCGAAACTTGAATCCGCCGAGGTGGACGCCTATTACGAAGAGATTTGGAAGCAACCTTTCGCCTGCCGCTTTATGGCCAAAGGCGACGGTTCACCCGGGATGCCAAAGGAGGCAGGAAAGGGAAACGGACAAATGTTGGAAAATCAAAGGAGCATGCCGATGGATCTTCAAAAAAAGCTGGAGACGCTAGAATATCACCAAGAATTATTGTTGCAAATCGTGGAAAACCCCCGGGAGGAATTTTCCAAGATCATCGTGCGGAGGAAATTAAGCCGCGGGGAAGTGGAAGCCCTTTTCCGTTTATGTGAGGAGATGAGCATAAAAATGGAAGAACAAAAGGCGGAGGGATTGGTCTATTTCGCTCCGCTTTTCCAAGAATTTTCCTTCCGGTTGAACCGGAAATTGGATGCGCGGGAAACGGTCGAGGCGTTGCGGAAACAGGAACTGTTTTCGCCGCTGATGGACGAATTCCGGAAATACTTTTAG
- a CDS encoding tryptophan transporter: protein MKTKDLVFMALLVGLGAILHLTVPGIYLGMKPDFSLIMLFIGILLFPEKKHVLLLSLATGIISGMTTSFPNGFFPNFIEKPITGFIFFGLFLLFKKKGTPLVNGLLTAAGTIVSGLAFLSLAMLLVGLPGPFVALFGTVVLPTTAFNTVAVLIIEPLVKTIGKRSNLITLAD, encoded by the coding sequence ATGAAAACGAAAGATCTTGTCTTTATGGCCTTGCTTGTGGGTCTCGGTGCCATCCTGCATCTTACCGTTCCGGGAATCTATTTGGGCATGAAGCCCGACTTCAGCCTGATCATGCTCTTCATCGGCATCCTGCTGTTCCCGGAGAAAAAACATGTCTTGCTGTTGTCTTTGGCGACCGGGATCATTTCGGGAATGACGACGAGTTTTCCCAACGGCTTTTTCCCGAATTTCATCGAAAAGCCGATCACCGGATTTATTTTCTTCGGGTTGTTCCTTCTGTTTAAGAAAAAAGGGACGCCCCTGGTCAACGGACTGTTGACGGCGGCAGGCACCATCGTCTCCGGCCTGGCCTTTTTAAGTTTGGCGATGCTTCTGGTCGGGCTTCCGGGACCGTTTGTTGCCCTGTTCGGCACCGTCGTTTTGCCGACGACGGCATTCAATACCGTCGCCGTACTGATCATCGAGCCGTTGGTGAAAACGATCGGAAAACGATCGAATCTGATTACCCTTGCCGATTGA
- a CDS encoding HIT family protein: protein MVPMSDCIFCKIVNGEIPSAKVFENEHVYAFLDISQVTKGHTLVIPKKHCKNLFELPEETARNVFEAVPGIANAIKNAFQPIGLNLLNNNGEHAGQSVFHFHIHLIPRYGKDDGFRPLWETHNDEYSPEDLQRIAKTIAENFGK from the coding sequence GTGGTACCCATGAGCGATTGTATTTTCTGCAAGATCGTCAACGGGGAAATCCCTTCCGCCAAAGTTTTTGAAAATGAGCATGTATACGCCTTTCTCGACATCAGCCAGGTGACGAAAGGCCATACCCTCGTCATCCCGAAAAAACATTGCAAAAATCTTTTCGAACTGCCGGAAGAGACCGCCCGCAACGTCTTTGAAGCCGTGCCCGGCATCGCCAACGCCATCAAAAACGCCTTTCAGCCCATCGGCTTGAATTTATTGAACAACAACGGCGAACACGCCGGCCAGTCGGTCTTCCACTTCCACATCCACCTCATCCCGAGATACGGCAAAGACGACGGCTTCCGGCCGCTGTGGGAAACCCATAATGACGAGTACAGCCCCGAAGATCTGCAAAGGATTGCCAAGACCATCGCCGAAAACTTCGGGAAATAA
- a CDS encoding YjcZ family sporulation protein: MGVCPKPFRVFHIGYGAGKKGGVCMSFGNQGFVLIVILFILLILVGCSCGF, encoded by the coding sequence ATGGGTGTTTGCCCCAAACCCTTCCGCGTTTTTCACATAGGATATGGCGCAGGGAAAAAAGGAGGGGTTTGTATGTCTTTCGGAAACCAAGGGTTTGTCTTGATCGTCATCCTGTTTATCTTGCTGATTTTGGTCGGTTGTTCATGCGGCTTTTAA
- a CDS encoding HTH-type transcriptional regulator Hpr gives MGLENKVSKIEALLFSQRVAQLGKALWKTIEKDWQQWIKPYDLNINEHHILWIAYHLNGASISDVAKFGVMHVSTAFNFSKKLEEKGYLTFSKKEDDKRNTYIQLTEKGERIVLELLEKYDPSKNTLLMGALPLKKLYGKFPDILDMTAIVRNIYGDDFMEIFQKSFRHLEQDFTDEDGFIRKKKKKEIV, from the coding sequence ATGGGATTGGAGAACAAAGTGTCGAAAATAGAAGCGCTCCTTTTCAGCCAAAGGGTCGCCCAACTGGGGAAAGCGCTGTGGAAAACGATCGAAAAGGACTGGCAGCAATGGATCAAGCCCTATGACCTAAATATCAATGAACACCATATTCTTTGGATCGCCTACCACCTGAACGGCGCCTCCATTTCCGACGTCGCCAAATTCGGCGTCATGCACGTATCAACGGCCTTCAATTTTTCCAAAAAATTGGAAGAAAAAGGATATTTAACCTTTTCCAAAAAGGAAGACGACAAGCGGAATACATACATTCAGCTGACGGAAAAAGGGGAACGGATCGTCCTGGAACTGTTGGAAAAATACGACCCGTCGAAAAACACGCTGCTGATGGGCGCCCTCCCTTTGAAGAAACTTTACGGAAAGTTCCCGGACATTTTGGACATGACGGCCATCGTCCGCAACATATACGGCGACGATTTCATGGAGATCTTCCAAAAATCGTTCCGGCATTTGGAACAGGACTTCACCGACGAAGACGGCTTCATCCGGAAAAAAAAGAAAAAAGAAATCGTCTAA
- a CDS encoding AAA family ATPase, producing MRLKEIRIYGYGKFQDYALTNIRPFQVIYGENEAGKSTILSFIQSVLFGFPPVRQTNECRYEPKTGAKYGGALVLEVPGKGEVRIERIRGKSQGDVTVLFEDGTRGGEEALAELLSGIDKPLFQSVYFFNIHHLENMHKISGDDLGRFLFSTGAVGSDRILEAEKFLEREAEKWFKPSGKKPLINERIIDLQGTEEKLKEAKGFVQSYQTLCRRREETGEKIRRLRDEMMKIEEERLKKKEWNSFVPLLRERKELKENLREIGEVPFPEDGLSRLERLEVRLKAAEGQAERLRERMDRVRSELEGTEPDPFFLEHEAQIVYVYESLPVYRQLAERERELKFQLDGLDREEEGLLAGLHLPKDFPVSRWQIDLALKKRVETYTQRRHFLQMKKRELEQKREDLADKRDEKRLLIDRLKQRQLPADRKRELERWAGEETPFLEREYRWTEEQLNRLKNKKRTRIFQLAAVLSLSALAALLFAGKNPWYSAFAILPALILLLLALPEGKRDLSERRRWEKRKAELEARLGGFRGNKERILQAKEALEREKELEQQIQREEIRLEQLENQLLETEESLLQWKREMEENWQEGKAIMKALYLPEHLAGHLTEAFRTVERLKEIRAQKDRFADELGEVRGRLEQMEAELKTLAEKGSPLFYRDYVGTAVSLRQALNRELEKRREYAEKRRKLAELAEQMEDLAKEKEAAEKERTALFREAGTEGKEDFIRRGKLAETRKKWEERLKDIESRLEPLKAAEDLERIHDIPYYSEAFFAGLEEKRDGLKRELEQLEKERAALDHQIGVIENGGTFHERLAEFHQKKYLLREDVKKWAVYRVAADLLQAAMKRFKEENLPEVLRAASRNFSILTGGKYTQIFPDGDQLAVLRADGIPFLPHELSQATKEQLFIAIRFAVSDWNRSRRIPLFIDDSFVHFDENRLNHLMGLLREMEKRHQILFFTCHKHLLSFFEKEKIFHLK from the coding sequence ATGAGACTCAAGGAAATCCGGATTTACGGATACGGAAAATTTCAAGATTATGCGCTGACAAATATCCGGCCGTTCCAGGTGATCTACGGCGAAAACGAGGCCGGAAAATCGACAATCCTTTCCTTCATTCAAAGCGTGCTGTTCGGCTTCCCGCCCGTGCGGCAGACAAACGAGTGCCGTTACGAGCCGAAGACGGGCGCAAAATACGGGGGTGCCCTCGTGTTGGAGGTGCCCGGAAAGGGGGAGGTCCGGATTGAACGGATCAGAGGGAAGTCCCAGGGGGATGTGACCGTCCTTTTCGAAGACGGGACCCGTGGAGGGGAAGAGGCGCTTGCGGAACTGCTTTCCGGGATCGATAAGCCCCTTTTTCAATCGGTTTATTTTTTCAATATCCATCATCTGGAGAATATGCATAAAATCAGCGGAGATGATCTGGGGCGTTTCCTTTTTTCCACCGGCGCCGTCGGCTCGGACAGGATCCTCGAGGCGGAAAAATTTTTGGAGCGGGAAGCGGAAAAATGGTTTAAACCCTCCGGGAAAAAGCCGCTGATCAATGAACGGATCATCGATTTGCAAGGCACGGAAGAAAAATTGAAAGAGGCGAAGGGCTTCGTCCAGTCCTACCAAACCCTTTGCCGAAGGCGGGAAGAGACCGGGGAAAAAATCCGCCGGCTGCGGGACGAGATGATGAAAATCGAGGAGGAACGGCTGAAAAAGAAGGAATGGAACTCCTTCGTCCCCCTGTTGCGGGAAAGGAAGGAACTGAAAGAAAATTTGCGGGAAATCGGGGAGGTTCCCTTTCCGGAAGACGGGCTTTCCCGGCTCGAACGGCTGGAAGTCCGCCTGAAGGCGGCGGAAGGGCAAGCCGAACGGCTGCGGGAACGGATGGACAGGGTCCGCTCGGAGCTGGAAGGGACGGAGCCGGATCCCTTCTTTTTGGAGCACGAGGCGCAGATCGTTTACGTTTACGAAAGCCTTCCCGTGTACCGGCAGCTGGCGGAAAGGGAGCGGGAACTGAAGTTTCAATTGGACGGGCTGGACAGGGAGGAAGAAGGGCTGCTTGCGGGCCTCCATTTGCCGAAAGATTTCCCCGTCTCCCGCTGGCAGATCGATTTGGCGTTGAAAAAGCGGGTGGAAACCTACACCCAACGCAGGCATTTTTTGCAAATGAAAAAAAGGGAGCTGGAACAAAAACGGGAGGATTTGGCGGACAAGCGGGACGAGAAGCGGCTCTTGATCGATCGGCTGAAACAGCGGCAGCTTCCCGCGGATCGGAAAAGGGAGCTGGAACGATGGGCCGGGGAGGAAACGCCTTTCCTGGAAAGGGAATACCGGTGGACGGAGGAACAATTGAACCGGCTGAAAAATAAAAAACGGACCCGGATCTTCCAGCTTGCCGCCGTCCTTTCCCTTTCTGCGCTGGCCGCCCTTCTTTTCGCCGGAAAAAATCCCTGGTATTCCGCTTTTGCCATCCTTCCCGCACTCATCCTTCTGCTGCTGGCGCTTCCCGAGGGGAAACGGGATCTGTCCGAAAGGCGCCGATGGGAAAAACGGAAGGCGGAATTGGAAGCCCGCTTGGGCGGTTTCCGTGGAAACAAGGAGCGGATTTTGCAGGCGAAGGAAGCCCTGGAGCGGGAAAAGGAACTGGAACAGCAGATCCAAAGGGAAGAAATCCGCCTGGAACAATTGGAAAATCAGCTTCTGGAAACGGAAGAAAGCCTCCTTCAATGGAAACGGGAGATGGAGGAAAATTGGCAAGAAGGAAAAGCCATCATGAAGGCCCTGTATCTTCCGGAACATTTGGCCGGACACCTGACGGAAGCCTTCCGGACCGTTGAACGGTTGAAAGAAATCCGGGCGCAAAAAGACCGTTTCGCGGATGAACTCGGGGAAGTCCGGGGGCGCCTGGAACAGATGGAAGCCGAGCTGAAAACGTTGGCGGAAAAAGGTTCCCCCCTTTTTTACCGGGATTATGTCGGCACCGCCGTATCGCTCCGGCAGGCGCTCAACCGGGAACTGGAAAAAAGGCGGGAATATGCGGAGAAACGGAGGAAGCTGGCGGAGCTGGCCGAACAAATGGAGGATCTCGCCAAGGAAAAGGAAGCGGCGGAGAAGGAACGGACGGCATTGTTTCGGGAGGCCGGGACGGAAGGGAAAGAAGATTTTATCCGAAGGGGGAAGCTGGCCGAAACAAGGAAAAAATGGGAGGAGCGGCTGAAGGACATCGAGAGCCGGCTGGAACCTTTGAAAGCCGCGGAAGATTTGGAAAGGATCCATGACATCCCCTACTATTCCGAGGCCTTCTTCGCCGGATTGGAAGAAAAACGGGACGGCTTGAAACGGGAGCTGGAACAGTTGGAGAAGGAGCGGGCGGCCCTGGACCACCAAATCGGCGTCATCGAAAACGGGGGAACGTTCCATGAGCGCCTCGCGGAATTTCATCAAAAAAAATACCTGTTGCGGGAAGACGTGAAAAAATGGGCGGTTTACCGGGTGGCGGCCGATCTTTTGCAGGCGGCGATGAAACGGTTCAAGGAGGAGAATCTCCCCGAAGTTTTGCGCGCGGCGTCCCGCAACTTTTCCATATTGACCGGGGGGAAATACACGCAGATTTTTCCCGACGGGGATCAATTGGCCGTCCTCCGCGCCGACGGCATCCCCTTTCTCCCCCATGAATTGAGCCAGGCGACGAAGGAACAGCTCTTCATCGCCATCCGTTTCGCCGTCAGCGATTGGAACCGTTCGCGGCGCATCCCGCTCTTCATCGATGACAGTTTTGTCCATTTCGATGAAAACCGGCTGAACCATTTGATGGGCCTGCTGCGGGAGATGGAGAAACGGCATCAGATCCTCTTTTTCACCTGCCATAAACATCTCTTGTCCTTTTTTGAAAAGGAAAAAATTTTTCATTTAAAATGA
- a CDS encoding metallophosphoesterase family protein: MKKISFVHTADLHLGSPFLGLESLPKSIFERIRDAAFQSFSRIVDLAIGRRADFVLVAGDVYDGEDRDVRSQLYFRKEMERLRGEGIPVYVIHGNHDHLNGNWLKVEMPENVHIFSGKVETKLLETGNGARIHLYGFSYPARHVPEPVAAGYQKKEGAHYHIGLLHGHDGKNPNHYVYAPFSVDELLEKGFDYWALGHIHQRAVLHRDPYVVYPGNIQGRNRKETGEKGCYFVEMDPSGTSLEFVPTAPVLWLREKAEREFRTVDELYDFLAERKEHHRRRGVSAFLQLDLDRHRLSDSVAAAAEGGDLLKALQEGEADEHCFVWIHSLRVREEFPDLSPLAGEPFFRQLKKEREIFDIDAALAPLLYHPAARRYLDPLTAEEKEEIMKEAEGWIASFFRSGGKF, translated from the coding sequence ATGAAAAAAATTTCATTTGTCCATACGGCGGATTTGCATCTGGGAAGTCCCTTTCTCGGTTTGGAATCATTGCCGAAATCCATTTTCGAAAGGATCCGCGACGCCGCTTTCCAGTCCTTTTCCCGCATCGTGGATTTGGCGATCGGGAGGCGGGCGGATTTCGTCTTGGTCGCCGGCGACGTCTACGACGGGGAAGACCGGGACGTCCGTTCCCAGCTTTATTTCCGCAAGGAGATGGAGCGTTTGCGCGGAGAAGGGATCCCCGTCTACGTGATCCACGGAAACCATGACCATTTGAACGGGAACTGGCTGAAGGTGGAGATGCCGGAAAATGTCCATATTTTTTCCGGGAAAGTGGAGACGAAGCTTTTGGAAACAGGAAACGGCGCCCGCATCCATCTTTACGGGTTCAGCTATCCGGCCAGGCACGTCCCCGAACCGGTGGCCGCCGGCTATCAAAAGAAAGAGGGGGCCCATTATCACATCGGCCTGCTCCACGGCCACGACGGGAAAAATCCCAATCATTACGTGTACGCCCCCTTTTCCGTGGATGAACTTTTGGAAAAGGGTTTTGATTATTGGGCGCTGGGGCATATCCACCAAAGGGCCGTCCTCCACCGGGACCCGTACGTCGTCTATCCGGGAAACATACAAGGGAGAAACCGGAAGGAGACGGGGGAAAAGGGATGCTATTTCGTGGAAATGGATCCGTCCGGGACGTCGTTGGAATTTGTTCCGACGGCACCGGTGCTGTGGCTGAGGGAAAAAGCGGAAAGGGAATTCCGAACGGTGGATGAGCTGTACGATTTTTTGGCGGAGCGAAAGGAACATCACCGGCGGCGGGGGGTAAGCGCCTTTTTGCAGCTGGACCTGGACAGGCACAGGCTCTCCGACTCCGTTGCCGCCGCCGCGGAAGGGGGAGACTTGCTCAAGGCTTTGCAGGAAGGGGAAGCGGATGAACATTGTTTCGTCTGGATCCATTCCCTCCGGGTCCGGGAGGAGTTCCCGGACCTTTCCCCGCTGGCAGGCGAGCCCTTTTTCCGGCAGCTGAAAAAGGAGCGGGAAATCTTTGACATCGATGCCGCCTTGGCTCCCCTTCTTTATCATCCTGCCGCGAGGCGGTACTTGGACCCGCTGACGGCGGAGGAAAAGGAAGAAATCATGAAGGAAGCGGAAGGCTGGATCGCTTCCTTTTTCCGGAGCGGCGGGAAATTTTGA